CCGGCGTCGTCCTGGGCACCGTCGACACGACCGCTCCCCCACCGGCGCTCCCCGTCGACGTCGCCGTGACCGGGTCGCTCGCGGCGCTCCGCATCGCGGCCGGGGTCGGACTCCTGGGCGGGGCCGGGTCGACCGCGCTGGCGACCGCGGGACTCCTCGTCCGCGACCCGCGCGTCCGACCTGCACGTGGGCTCCCATCTCTCGCCGTCGCCGCGGTCGCGTTCGTTACGGGCACCGCGGCCGCACACCTCGCTGTCCCCCACGTGCTCGCGCTGTCGACGGCGAGCACCCGCGGGACGCTCGCGGCGACCGTCGACCCGGTCGGACTGGTCGAACTCGCGCTCTTTTTCCCCGTCGTCGTCGGTGTCGGCTGTGCGCTCCCGGCGGCGCTCGTCGGGGGCGTCGCAGCCGGTGCCGTTCCTCGCCACACCTCGACGCGCCAGCGCGGGTACGCCGCCCTCGCGGTCGTGACGGCCGCGGCAGTCCTCTCGCCGACTGACGTCGCGACGTTCGGCCTCTTCGCGGTCCCTCCGTTCGTCGGGTTCGGGGCGGGCGTCGCCTGGCTCGAACTCCGGTGATCTCCCGGGGGGCGCGTCTCGCTCGCCGGTGCGGCGGGGTCTCACTCATCGGCCGGCGCGAGCGCCGACCCGTCGTCGCGCTCGCCCTCGTCGCCGTCGCCGTCGCCGCCTCCGTCGCTCTCGGTCGCCTCGCGGTCCCCGGTTTCGGTCGACTCCT
This Salinigranum marinum DNA region includes the following protein-coding sequences:
- a CDS encoding twin-arginine translocase subunit TatC, which translates into the protein MHPDASPTVVARGGRASPLGDALSGYSRPLLAVFVVATVATTGVVLGTVDTTAPPPALPVDVAVTGSLAALRIAAGVGLLGGAGSTALATAGLLVRDPRVRPARGLPSLAVAAVAFVTGTAAAHLAVPHVLALSTASTRGTLAATVDPVGLVELALFFPVVVGVGCALPAALVGGVAAGAVPRHTSTRQRGYAALAVVTAAAVLSPTDVATFGLFAVPPFVGFGAGVAWLELR